Proteins encoded by one window of Bacteroidia bacterium:
- a CDS encoding nucleoside phosphorylase yields the protein MNQISESELILNPDGSVYHLNLLPDDISDVIINVGDPDRVSKVSAFFDNIEVKKQKREFVTHTGHYKGRRISVISTGIGTDNIDIVYNELDALVNIDLKTRTVKPNLTALNLIRIGTSGALQPEIPVDSFVFSTFGLGLDGLLNFYQYTNTPEEQAIIEGFRKHYPNNCKLPESYLTRSSLKLEKALSEGMFKGITASCSGFYAPQGRVLRYQLARTDMIEKLNSFRHGEHKVTNFEMETGAMYGLAKLLGHHCCAVNLIVANRIAQEFSKKYEERMHQLIQTVLDRISAQL from the coding sequence ATGAATCAAATATCCGAATCAGAGCTTATTCTAAACCCCGATGGAAGTGTTTATCATCTCAACCTTCTTCCTGATGATATTTCTGATGTAATTATAAATGTTGGCGACCCTGATCGTGTATCAAAAGTCAGTGCTTTTTTTGACAACATTGAAGTAAAAAAGCAGAAACGTGAGTTTGTTACCCATACCGGTCATTATAAAGGGCGTAGAATTTCTGTTATATCAACCGGAATTGGAACTGACAACATTGATATTGTATATAATGAGCTTGATGCATTAGTGAATATTGATCTTAAAACAAGAACTGTAAAACCTAATTTAACAGCACTTAATCTTATTCGTATTGGCACTTCCGGAGCGCTTCAACCCGAAATTCCTGTTGACTCATTTGTGTTTTCGACATTCGGTTTAGGATTAGACGGTTTATTAAACTTTTATCAATATACAAATACTCCCGAAGAACAAGCTATTATTGAAGGTTTCAGAAAGCACTATCCCAATAATTGCAAGCTGCCTGAATCCTATCTGACACGCAGCTCTTTAAAATTAGAAAAAGCACTTTCAGAAGGTATGTTTAAAGGTATTACTGCATCTTGCTCAGGTTTTTATGCACCGCAAGGAAGGGTGTTGCGCTATCAACTGGCCAGGACAGATATGATTGAAAAATTAAATTCATTCCGTCATGGTGAGCACAAAGTCACTAATTTTGAAATGGAAACCGGTGCTATGTATGGTTTGGCTAAACTTTTAGGACATCATTGTTGTGCTGTAAATCTTATTGTTGCCAACAGAATTGCACAAGAATTTTCAAAAAAATATGAAGAGCGCATGCATCAATTAATTCAAACTGTATTAGATAGAATCAGTGCTCAACTATAA
- the gldA gene encoding gliding motility-associated ABC transporter ATP-binding subunit GldA — MSVSVKNVTKLFGKQRALDNVSFEINTGQVVGLLGPNGAGKSTLMKIISCFIPQHEGKVSVCGFDTLSQSLDVRRNVGYLSEHNPLYPDMFVKEYLQFVGGIFLPQKAAAKCADNMIALTGLTPEYKKKIGALSKGYRQRVGIAQALIHDPAVLILDEPTSGLDPNQLVEIRALIQSIGKQKTVILSTHIMQEVEAICNRVIIINKGKIVADDDTGMLRQKANTVHEITVEFDGKIDAKWLQSIPTVSKVIQHSGNTWKVNYSGDDDVRKAVFTMAVSHNVAVLSMQKEESRLEDVFQQLTQG; from the coding sequence ATGTCTGTTTCAGTAAAAAATGTAACTAAACTTTTTGGGAAGCAACGTGCTTTGGATAATGTAAGTTTTGAAATCAACACCGGACAGGTTGTTGGTTTACTTGGACCCAATGGTGCGGGTAAATCAACGCTTATGAAAATAATTTCATGCTTTATTCCTCAGCATGAAGGGAAAGTTTCTGTTTGTGGCTTTGATACACTCTCACAATCCTTAGACGTAAGGCGCAATGTTGGATATCTTTCCGAGCATAACCCGCTTTATCCTGACATGTTTGTTAAAGAGTATCTTCAGTTTGTTGGTGGAATTTTTTTACCTCAAAAAGCAGCTGCAAAATGTGCCGACAACATGATTGCCCTCACAGGATTAACACCTGAATATAAAAAGAAAATTGGTGCACTCTCAAAAGGTTATAGACAAAGAGTAGGAATTGCACAAGCACTTATTCATGATCCTGCTGTTCTCATTCTTGATGAACCAACTTCCGGATTAGACCCCAATCAGTTGGTTGAAATTCGTGCTTTAATACAATCCATAGGAAAACAAAAAACCGTTATTCTTTCTACACACATAATGCAGGAGGTTGAGGCTATTTGCAATCGTGTTATTATAATCAACAAAGGAAAAATTGTGGCTGATGATGATACCGGCATGCTTCGTCAAAAAGCTAATACTGTGCATGAAATCACTGTTGAGTTTGATGGAAAAATTGATGCTAAGTGGCTGCAATCTATTCCTACGGTGAGTAAGGTTATTCAACATTCCGGAAATACGTGGAAGGTAAATTACAGCGGTGACGATGATGTGCGTAAAGCTGTTTTCACTATGGCAGTAAGTCATAATGTAGCTGTACTGTCAATGCAAAAAGAAGAAAGCCGCCTTGAAGATGTGTTTCAACAGCTTACACAAGGTTGA
- the tyrS gene encoding tyrosine--tRNA ligase, protein MGFIDELRWRGMLQDIMPGTEELLNKETVTGYIGFDPTSDSLGVGNLVQVTTLMHFQRAGHKPIALVGGATGMVGDPSGKSAERNMLSEEILQHNLNCQKKQLEKFLDFDCGKNSAEIVNNYDWFRDVKFLDFIRDVGKHITVNYMLAKDSVKNRLENGMTFMEMAYQLVQGYDFYHLYYAKNCKLQMGGSDQWGNIVTGTELLRRKGRVEDAFALTTPLIKKSDGTKFGKTESGNLWLDRNKTSPYAFYQFWLNASDEDAKNYIRIFSLKNQQEIETIESEHLNAPHLRLLQKALAGEITTRVHSQQDCDRALEISEVFFNGTDKELAQLTETDLQDVFNGLGKNAFEVDFQKIQAGTQVLDLFAVETSIFGSKGEARKMITANGVSMNKLKFSDPSQIVNKEQLIANKFLLIQKGKKNFFLIKAV, encoded by the coding sequence ATGGGATTTATTGACGAACTCAGATGGCGCGGCATGCTGCAGGATATAATGCCCGGGACAGAAGAATTATTGAATAAAGAAACAGTTACCGGCTATATAGGATTTGACCCTACCAGTGATTCATTGGGCGTTGGAAATTTAGTACAGGTTACTACATTAATGCATTTTCAAAGAGCAGGACACAAACCAATTGCATTGGTTGGTGGTGCAACAGGCATGGTTGGTGATCCAAGTGGAAAAAGCGCAGAAAGAAATATGTTAAGTGAAGAAATTCTGCAACACAACTTAAATTGTCAGAAAAAACAATTAGAGAAATTTCTGGATTTTGACTGTGGAAAAAATTCAGCAGAAATTGTCAATAATTATGACTGGTTCAGGGATGTGAAGTTTCTTGATTTTATTCGTGATGTGGGTAAGCACATTACTGTTAATTATATGCTGGCAAAAGATTCTGTAAAAAACAGATTAGAAAATGGAATGACATTTATGGAAATGGCATATCAGTTAGTGCAGGGATACGACTTCTATCATTTATATTATGCAAAAAACTGTAAACTGCAAATGGGAGGCAGCGATCAGTGGGGAAATATTGTTACAGGAACTGAATTACTTCGAAGAAAAGGTCGTGTTGAAGATGCATTTGCTTTAACAACACCATTGATAAAAAAATCTGACGGTACTAAGTTCGGTAAGACAGAAAGCGGAAATTTATGGCTCGACAGAAATAAAACATCACCTTATGCTTTTTATCAGTTCTGGCTAAATGCAAGTGATGAAGATGCAAAAAATTATATACGCATATTTTCTCTGAAGAATCAACAGGAGATAGAAACAATAGAGTCGGAACATTTAAATGCGCCCCACTTAAGATTACTTCAAAAAGCATTAGCTGGTGAAATAACAACCCGTGTACATTCGCAACAGGATTGCGATAGGGCTTTAGAAATTTCAGAAGTGTTTTTTAATGGCACTGATAAAGAACTTGCCCAATTAACGGAGACTGATTTACAAGATGTTTTTAACGGATTAGGTAAAAATGCATTTGAAGTTGATTTTCAAAAAATTCAGGCAGGCACACAGGTACTTGATTTATTTGCAGTAGAGACATCAATTTTTGGAAGCAAAGGAGAAGCACGAAAAATGATTACTGCAAACGGTGTTTCAATGAATAAGCTGAAATTTTCTGACCCTTCGCAAATTGTCAATAAAGAACAGTTGATTGCTAATAAATTTTTACTGATTCAAAAAGGTAAGAAGAATTTTTTCCTGATAAAGGCTGTTTGA
- a CDS encoding universal stress protein, translated as MSSNQLFEIKRILIPYDFSETAALSLEHAVFMAKLLKADIYLLHILESVSFTSAFGAAFGNVDKKLESESNTKLEEIGKQIHMNNGITVKSITEVGRIYRKIVDVAKRERVDIIIMGTHGVSGYKKFNVGTNTSKVVEEAGCPVISVQTHSKKIGFKKIVLPIDNTPQSRQKVSYALAVARSYGSHICIAGLINFGNEDNKRMFKLKVDQVEEWLLQHGVSVEKKFVEGDNLAKMTMQAAEEWDADLIVIMTEQEPSITGFFLGTYATQVVNHSKIPVMAVHPSESDGSTITVGY; from the coding sequence ATGAGCAGCAATCAATTATTTGAAATCAAGAGAATTTTAATTCCTTATGATTTTTCAGAAACAGCAGCGTTAAGCTTGGAACATGCCGTTTTCATGGCCAAATTATTAAAGGCAGATATTTATCTGCTTCATATTCTAGAATCGGTTTCTTTTACTTCGGCATTTGGTGCAGCATTTGGAAACGTAGATAAAAAGTTAGAGTCTGAATCGAATACCAAACTCGAAGAAATTGGCAAGCAAATTCATATGAATAACGGTATTACCGTAAAGTCTATCACAGAGGTTGGCAGAATTTATCGTAAAATTGTTGATGTTGCCAAACGCGAGAGAGTTGACATCATAATTATGGGAACGCATGGTGTTTCCGGATACAAAAAGTTTAATGTCGGAACCAACACCAGCAAGGTTGTTGAAGAGGCAGGCTGTCCGGTGATTTCTGTACAGACACACAGCAAGAAAATTGGGTTTAAAAAAATTGTTTTACCAATTGATAATACACCACAATCACGTCAGAAAGTAAGTTATGCATTAGCTGTTGCACGTTCTTATGGTTCACACATTTGTATTGCAGGTCTTATAAACTTCGGTAATGAAGACAATAAGAGAATGTTTAAACTAAAAGTGGATCAGGTAGAGGAATGGCTTCTGCAACATGGAGTAAGTGTTGAGAAAAAATTTGTTGAAGGCGACAACCTGGCCAAAATGACCATGCAAGCAGCAGAAGAATGGGATGCTGATTTAATTGTAATAATGACAGAACAAGAACCAAGTATTACCGGATTTTTCCTTGGCACCTATGCAACACAGGTTGTGAACCATAGTAAAATACCGGTTATGGCAGTGCATCCGTCAGAATCAGACGGCAGCACCATTACTGTTGGATATTAA
- a CDS encoding ComEC/Rec2 family competence protein, which produces MRHLSHIPVLRILIPFVTGIIVGIFMYVPSWLAIAILFSGFSGILVFHFSNYFSQRYKLRYLFGIVLHLFLFSSGVLLTQLKTKQYDPYHYSQFESAEYFLLRITEPYHIKQKSLKAEAEIEAVFENNKWQTCRGKTLLYFATDAAAKALQYADMIVTNAKPQPIAPPQNPGSFNYKRFLGFHQIYHQFYLKSGRWASAGKGFSNILLSTAFELRKKFLNEIHGQILVPQEVAVCSALLIGFNDLLDDDLLSAYASSGALHVLSVSGLHVGLIFVILQRLIFIPDNKKNLNLFKQLLILLLIWFYAMLTGLSPSVLRSATMISIIIIAKQLGRDNYMLNTTLASALLLLLINPFSITEVGFQLSYLAVIGIVYLNQRLVTVLYPSSILMNQAWQLTSVSLCAQLVTFPLGILYFNQFPNLFLISNLLVIPISTGIIWVSVGATILSALPFMSSLVFYSWKITFVLTFLMNKLLLFLENLPFALISGLYINIAETWIIYGIIAFIVWFLLYNYRNALYGALALTIVFLFAQLWHEWNILQQKTLTIYALKNSTAIDLSQARKRLVITPQQVIEDKSLLRFNINRYWYETGKREMLHIPFFQQPSESKVKEIFNSKIVGNIAAIQDGFIQIDSKLFFIPGSWLPQKTPLNKIKVDGLIVTSRFRNKLPTLFKYFDSDLLIVDLSSRTKVDVSKLPKDLQIWDCRKQGAAQVKI; this is translated from the coding sequence ATGCGTCACCTATCGCATATTCCTGTTTTAAGAATTTTAATACCCTTTGTTACCGGTATAATAGTAGGCATATTTATGTATGTGCCTTCATGGCTGGCAATTGCTATATTGTTTTCAGGGTTTAGTGGAATTTTAGTTTTTCATTTCTCAAATTATTTCAGTCAGCGATATAAACTTCGATACCTTTTTGGAATAGTATTGCATTTGTTTTTATTTTCTTCGGGTGTTTTACTCACACAACTAAAGACGAAACAATATGACCCATATCACTATTCACAATTTGAAAGTGCTGAATACTTTTTACTCCGTATAACCGAGCCATACCACATCAAACAAAAATCCTTAAAAGCAGAAGCTGAAATAGAAGCAGTTTTTGAAAACAATAAATGGCAGACATGCAGAGGTAAGACACTGTTGTATTTTGCCACTGATGCTGCGGCAAAGGCATTGCAGTATGCTGATATGATTGTTACCAATGCAAAACCACAACCGATTGCACCACCGCAAAATCCGGGGTCATTTAACTACAAAAGGTTTCTTGGTTTTCATCAGATATACCATCAGTTTTATTTAAAGTCAGGGCGATGGGCTTCTGCAGGAAAAGGATTCTCTAATATTCTTTTGAGTACGGCTTTTGAATTACGGAAAAAGTTTTTGAATGAAATACATGGACAAATTTTAGTTCCGCAGGAAGTGGCGGTCTGCTCAGCACTGTTAATAGGCTTTAATGATTTACTTGATGATGATTTATTGTCGGCTTATGCAAGTTCGGGTGCATTACATGTTTTAAGTGTTTCAGGATTGCATGTAGGGTTGATTTTTGTGATATTGCAAAGACTGATTTTTATTCCTGACAATAAGAAGAATCTGAATCTGTTTAAACAACTGCTAATTCTGTTATTGATTTGGTTTTATGCCATGCTTACAGGACTTTCACCTTCAGTATTAAGGTCAGCAACAATGATTTCAATCATCATCATTGCAAAACAATTGGGTCGTGATAATTATATGCTGAACACTACACTGGCTTCTGCATTATTACTGTTGTTGATTAATCCGTTTTCAATTACGGAAGTTGGTTTTCAGCTTTCTTATCTTGCTGTTATAGGAATTGTTTATCTGAATCAGCGATTGGTTACTGTCCTTTATCCAAGTTCAATACTCATGAATCAGGCATGGCAGTTGACCTCAGTGTCATTATGTGCGCAGTTGGTAACATTTCCATTAGGAATACTTTATTTTAATCAGTTCCCGAATCTGTTTTTAATATCTAACCTTTTAGTCATTCCTATCTCAACGGGAATTATTTGGGTTTCAGTTGGCGCTACTATTTTATCTGCATTACCCTTCATGTCATCTCTTGTATTTTATTCTTGGAAAATAACTTTTGTACTCACCTTTCTTATGAATAAATTATTATTGTTTTTAGAAAACCTTCCGTTTGCTTTGATTAGTGGATTGTATATTAACATTGCAGAAACATGGATTATCTATGGCATCATAGCTTTTATAGTATGGTTTCTGCTTTATAACTATAGGAATGCGCTTTATGGAGCATTAGCATTGACAATCGTTTTTCTATTTGCCCAACTGTGGCATGAGTGGAATATTCTGCAACAAAAAACCTTAACAATATATGCCTTAAAAAACAGTACAGCAATTGATTTGTCACAGGCAAGAAAGAGGTTAGTCATAACACCGCAACAAGTAATAGAAGATAAAAGCCTGTTGCGTTTTAATATTAACCGTTATTGGTATGAAACCGGTAAAAGAGAAATGCTTCACATTCCATTTTTTCAGCAGCCTTCAGAAAGTAAAGTAAAAGAGATTTTTAACAGTAAAATAGTTGGAAATATTGCTGCTATTCAAGATGGATTTATTCAAATAGACAGTAAATTATTTTTTATTCCCGGTAGCTGGCTACCCCAAAAAACACCATTAAACAAAATTAAAGTTGATGGGCTAATTGTTACCTCGCGTTTCAGAAATAAACTACCAACACTTTTTAAATATTTTGATTCTGATTTGTTGATTGTTGATTTGAGCAGTCGCACAAAAGTTGATGTCAGTAAATTGCCTAAAGATTTGCAAATCTGGGATTGCAGGAAGCAAGGTGCAGCACAAGTGAAAATTTGA
- a CDS encoding universal stress protein encodes MNQEKKVIVTPIDFSEQSLIALSQTYNLARLTGSHIRLLHVIDQDFISHLTNSIFSKENYADQIRNDIERRLDELATKVHKEEKVSTSTNIRTGKIYDEIVAEANDVNASFIVMGTQGASTMKKKFLGSNTSRVIKEALCPVITIKGHEHLKGCKDIALPLDLTKETREKVNYAIDMAKLFDAVVHIFSVLETNDEFLVNKLERQLQQVKQFITESGVECQGELIPQSDSNVSLSIIEYARMKKCDLIIIMTQGETNIADLFIGTAAQEVINNSEIPVLCIRPMVRKDTTQYVLS; translated from the coding sequence ATGAACCAAGAGAAGAAGGTTATAGTCACCCCGATAGACTTTTCAGAACAATCACTCATTGCCCTTTCACAAACTTATAATCTTGCACGGTTAACCGGAAGTCATATCAGACTTTTGCACGTAATTGATCAGGACTTTATATCTCATTTAACCAACAGTATTTTTTCAAAAGAAAACTATGCCGATCAGATTCGAAATGATATTGAGCGCAGACTGGATGAATTGGCAACAAAGGTGCATAAAGAAGAGAAGGTTTCTACCTCCACCAATATCAGAACAGGAAAAATTTATGATGAAATTGTAGCTGAAGCCAATGACGTTAATGCTTCATTTATTGTGATGGGAACACAAGGTGCCAGCACTATGAAAAAGAAATTTCTCGGCTCCAACACTTCACGAGTAATTAAAGAAGCTTTATGTCCTGTCATTACAATCAAAGGTCATGAACACCTTAAAGGATGTAAGGATATTGCACTACCGCTGGATCTTACCAAAGAAACACGCGAAAAGGTGAACTATGCCATTGATATGGCAAAACTTTTTGATGCTGTAGTGCACATTTTTTCAGTGCTTGAAACCAATGATGAGTTTTTAGTCAATAAATTGGAACGACAATTGCAGCAGGTAAAACAGTTCATTACCGAATCGGGCGTTGAATGTCAAGGTGAATTAATTCCGCAAAGTGATTCAAATGTATCGTTAAGTATAATCGAATATGCAAGAATGAAAAAGTGTGATTTAATAATCATCATGACTCAAGGCGAAACCAATATTGCAGATTTATTTATCGGCACAGCAGCACAAGAAGTTATTAATAACTCAGAAATTCCTGTCTTATGCATCCGACCTATGGTTAGAAAAGACACAACACAATATGTACTATCATAA